The sequence GTCAAAGCTGACAACATGCAGAAACTCTGAAGCCATATTAGAACATTGTCAGAAAATGCAAAATTCTAACTGTACCTTTTAAGAAAATGTACAAAGGAGAACACTACCACCGCCGTCCATTGGCTAAAACGTGAAGATGATACTTCGCTATTGGAAGCACTCGAAGAGAAATTCCGAAGGTCATCAAACATGTTCAAATAGAGAGTTAGCAGCCATAAAACAAGCTCATCATTTTGAAACACCTAGGTAAGTTGCCCATCAAAAAATTCAACCTTGCCATCAAAAACCTTTTTCCAAGTTACCCAGCAGAGACGAAGTGGATAATCAAGTGCAGAAATGTTCAGATTATCATAAGAAAAGCTTCTTTTTTGTTGGTAGTAACGAAAACTATGATTGCCATATAAATCATTTTCCTAGCATTTGAACTGGGGTTGCAACAGAAACTCAAGTATCTCGAGGTTCAAATTGCAagattcaatttttattttttttttaagtaaaatGTAAAACTTCTTTTTACGAGTAAAGTCACAAATAAATACTCTTTTTACAGGTAAAACAAAATATAGCTGTTCACCTTAAAGAGTTTCAGTATTTAAAAATATGCAGTGAAAGTCAAAACAAAATGGAATGGCTGGCTTAAGATAAAACAGTGATCCCAAAGGAACTTGAATGATTTCTGCTTCTTACAGCAATAAAGCACCATGAGTGTGATGGCGAAGAGACGAGAGTTAGCCTTTCTGCAAGTTagagtttagagagagagagagagagagagagagagaggaaggacgGGTGGACAAACAAACAGAAAAACGGGTTACATAAAAAACATCTATAAGACTTGTTCAGTTGTAGAGATCCCATGGGCAGCAGTGATCTGTTAGAATAAACATACGGtgattagatggaaaaatagTAAAGCTAACTCCAGTCCTCCGTCTATAATTTTGAAATTGTACCAGAGGAACCACCGACTACCGATAGAGGTAAATGTGTATTACAACCTGCCACGTAAGAACTGGAAAGGCACATCAGGCTAACAAAGCTAATAACGAAAAATCCAAAGCATCAAGACATTGGCATGAAAACCCAGAGCGTCAAGACATTGGGATCAAAATACCTTAGTTGCCAAAGCAATGCGCCCATATCATCTCAATATACTTACACAGAAACACCTTCTGCTCTGGAGATGGGAGGGCCACACATCAAGCGGCTTCATGGTACCGTACCCAGGTAAAAATTAATAGGGGCCAcagataggaaaaataaacataaaaatcaTTACTGGAAACATGAGGGAGGTCAGGACATGAAATAAAATGTAATTACCCAGCCCAAGATGGAAGAATATAAAAGTCATCTCAAACAAAACATAATAACATAAAACTGTCAGTAATTAGGTACTCCTGGAAGTTCAAGAAAAATTTAAGGGCAAAAGATATTAGCATCCAAGATGCACTGAAGGTGGCAATCCCATCCACATGGAGACGAAATCCAGCCCCATGCTAAAAAGAGGAAAAGCGTGAAGCCACAGAGTAGCTGGATGCACAATTTCTCCAATACAATGCCAAATAAACCATCTTCCAGCCTGATGTCTCTGCAATTATCATAACAGTACAGCAAGGTTAAAGTTATGAGTCCCAAACGTCCAACAAGTTGAAGTCATAGCAACAGGTAATTAATCAGGTTCAAAGAGCTCCAAGAAACCTGAAGCCTGCCAAAAAAATTCAATCATAACCAGAAACAAGGTCAAGAAAGGTAAAATATGATTATAGCAAAATGCATTGTGGagaaaaagaaatacaaatatcatgatTAAAAGAACCATGCAACATTATCCTCATCTTCACATAATCCTAGGCAGCTGAGAATGCCCTCTGctaaatacaaatatatatatatatatatatatatatatatatatatatatatatatatatatatatataatcccaaATTTTACCAAGTACATCAGAAGAAGAATTCAGCAACACATATGGCTATAAGACTGACTGGTTTTTTATGAACATGTTTTCACAGTGAAAACTTGTGTAAAAGAAACGTCACTTTATACAAGTGTACTTCCGTCATACCTATGACTATCATACTTCgatttttcttgaatctttgcTAAGTTATAAAATACTCATTTTAGTGTtgtcaagaaaaagaagaagacgaagaagataTGATGCTCCttttagaaaaatcatcagaactCAACAGTTCCTGTCATATAGTGAAATAAACCCAGAAGCAATGGATAAGAATATGGGATGCTTACCTTGCAAGCTGGAAAAAGAACGACCAACTGGTCAAATCACTTCATTTCTGCCATGAACTTCTCGTACTCAGAGTCGGTAGCGTAAGTCACTGGCTCTGCAGATGAAACAGGCTGAGGGGCAGGCGGATTGGAGGCCCATGGTGTGCTTCCCATGCTCTGTGAATGGTCAACCACCGAATGATGTACAGGAGGAACTGCACCATAATAAGATGGGTAACCTAAAGAAGATGGAGGATATGCAGGCGGAGCATTTGGTGCCACTGCGGCTACCGAATTTCCATATATGTTGTTGGGTACAGATTGCACGGATGGATTCTTCTGAGATTGCACTCCAGGGGGTAAACTCTGGAGCGCTTCACTAGACAGCATACTTTGAGAAGGCGCACCAGTAGGTACAGTCAGAACTGTAGTTGGATATTGAGCGCCATAAGGTGGCATAGCTTGACCTTGAACAGGGGTGTACATGCTTGAACCAGGAGGTGGAGGGGTATAAGGAGCATACGGAGGAGGAACAGGTGGTGGCCCCCAAGGAACTGGTGCTCCCATGTAGCTTCCGGGTGGCGGGTTTCCAAGAGGCCCACCGGGTGTAAATTGCTGAGGCGGTCCAGGATACGTAGGCATCAACGGAGCTGGAGGACCTGGAGGTACCGTAGGCTGTGGTGGCTTGCCAGCAACTCTTACAGCTATAACTCTTCCCTCAAGGCGATACCCATTCATACTAGCAATAGCTTGATTAGCTTGAGACACGTCAGAATACTTCACAAAACCATAACCTTTACTTAATGCAGTCACCCGATCCTTAATGACCTTAGCCATAACAATCTCACCAAAGGGTGAAAACAGTCTAATCAGTGCATCATCATCAAGAGTTGGCGGCAGGTACCCAATATACAGATTTGTATCATCGTGCTCCTTAACCATCTTAGCACCATTAGCCAGCCCCGGTTGCGATGTGCTTCCAACACCTCCGGCACTGGTGTTACTGGCCCAAGGAGGATTGCTCCCTGAACCACCGGAACCAGGAAGTGCCAATGCTGAGTTCTGCGTAGTTAGTGAATCAGGTGCAGTACCACCTAACTCGGCCAAGAAGTTCTGATACTCATCATCCATTTTCTTCCCTGTTCCCTTCATGGGGCAATCAATGGTGGGATGCCCTCCATCCCCACAAATTTTACAGAGAACATCGCTCTTAAAAGTCGAGGTACGAGCAGGGCAAGCATACTGGCGGTGCCCTGGCTCACCACACAGCCTACAAAATTCATCGTCTCTAATTGTCCCATTCAAAGCAGCAAGTTCCCTAAGCTGCTGCCGCTTGTGCTCATTGAGCCCTTCATCGACGGGCATCAAGAGCTTCTCCACCATCCCTGCAGCTGCGTCAAGCGCTTCCTGCGTCTCGGCTTCCACCAACACATGTAAATCCTCATTCTCTGACGGATCCGGCTTCAAGTCACGCTTCTGCTGCAGTCTACCTTCCTTAACAGACCCTTTACCCCGAATCACAATCTTTGCACCGGTCTCCTTCTCCATTCGCTTCTGAGTGTTTCCCCTCGGCCCAATTATGAGCCCTATGAAATTGTAACCAGGGTATTCTTTCATGGGTATGTACAGCTTCTTCTGAAGCTTAGGTGGCCGGTAGTCCGCCGGGGGCTTGAATGCAGGGTTCCGCTTGATCAGCTGAGAGATGATTTCCTGCCTCTCGCATGTCAATCTCTCACGGGCACGGTACTCGCGGGTGTTTATACGGATGCCCATGTTATCATAAATGGGTTCGGGAGAAGGCGAGCGGGCACCTTCAGGGCGGTCATCCAAGGGTAGACCTGACTGTAACATACGACTAATTTCAAGAAGCCTAATGTTAAGAGCTTGAACTTCGGGATCGACATCCATACCTCCGGTAAATTCCTTCATGAAGTCAGGGAGCTGTATAATGGGCTTCGGTTCATCATCAGCCCAACGGGATTTCCGCTTACGGCCGCTGCTGCCTGCCACATCTCCATTTTGGGGGTCGGATTCGGACGGGGGATCCCACCTACTCCGGCGCTTGCGACGGCTGGTCGTCTCTTCTTCCCCACCGGAGTAGTCCCTGTCAGTGCCGCTGTTGGTGGCGTTGACACCATTTTCCGATAGCAGTGGCTTCTGATTGCCGAATTCAGCAGTGTTAAGACCCGAAGAGGACTTCTCTTGGGTGACTGTTTCAGAAGAAGGCAGCGCGTTTTG is a genomic window of Magnolia sinica isolate HGM2019 chromosome 15, MsV1, whole genome shotgun sequence containing:
- the LOC131226617 gene encoding splicing factor-like protein 1, with the translated sequence MEDPAITPAETHKTLDSSSQTLDSTSFHNPLRFSETPASHLPPPNIFFSAQTLAPYDQNPPPPPPSPPPPPETPASHDENPPLPPPEIPCFSASDPLPYADSVDSNGQEPPPPPPSETPPSADTLASSYQHGNLPSSAEGREALAQNALPSSETVTQEKSSSGLNTAEFGNQKPLLSENGVNATNSGTDRDYSGGEEETTSRRKRRSRWDPPSESDPQNGDVAGSSGRKRKSRWADDEPKPIIQLPDFMKEFTGGMDVDPEVQALNIRLLEISRMLQSGLPLDDRPEGARSPSPEPIYDNMGIRINTREYRARERLTCERQEIISQLIKRNPAFKPPADYRPPKLQKKLYIPMKEYPGYNFIGLIIGPRGNTQKRMEKETGAKIVIRGKGSVKEGRLQQKRDLKPDPSENEDLHVLVEAETQEALDAAAGMVEKLLMPVDEGLNEHKRQQLRELAALNGTIRDDEFCRLCGEPGHRQYACPARTSTFKSDVLCKICGDGGHPTIDCPMKGTGKKMDDEYQNFLAELGGTAPDSLTTQNSALALPGSGGSGSNPPWASNTSAGGVGSTSQPGLANGAKMVKEHDDTNLYIGYLPPTLDDDALIRLFSPFGEIVMAKVIKDRVTALSKGYGFVKYSDVSQANQAIASMNGYRLEGRVIAVRVAGKPPQPTVPPGPPAPLMPTYPGPPQQFTPGGPLGNPPPGSYMGAPVPWGPPPVPPPYAPYTPPPPGSSMYTPVQGQAMPPYGAQYPTTVLTVPTGAPSQSMLSSEALQSLPPGVQSQKNPSVQSVPNNIYGNSVAAVAPNAPPAYPPSSLGYPSYYGAVPPVHHSVVDHSQSMGSTPWASNPPAPQPVSSAEPVTYATDSEYEKFMAEMK